The following are encoded together in the Xanthomonas sacchari genome:
- a CDS encoding rhamnogalacturonan lyase B N-terminal domain-containing protein has product MLSPPGFGIGAMDSRVGFERADRHADACSGVTRALQRAQAMKTVSAAGRPGSRRCSSFITMCILLFAAVGATAQRGAAAPISDAPASARAAGFGLSERPDAYVVDTGAGLTFAVRRIAGRSGLQSAGGLCSLRWQGVEYQDPAKDSHVNSGFAGLYADAGPVAVEARQLDADTIRVTVRSGDLVHYYLARRGEPRIYMADRFGSEPKPGLLRFVVRVPWALLPHGPEPANLHGTDRTIEAHDVFARPDGQTRSKHYSNMRLLDWRYFGATGAHVGMWMVRDDNEGGSGGPFYRSLLDQGTVDQELTYIVNYGEGQTEPFRTGVLDAYTLVFTDGALPGPVDTGWFAGADLDGYVPPAARGAVAGTARGRDRAFAYTVGFASAQAQYWTGVGADGRFERSGMLPGVYRVTLYKNELAVAQGEATVAAGHAVATGTLRADDPDAVPALWRIGRWDGSPREFLNGDKVTTMHPSDVRMANWRTAPFTVGASSAAQDFPAYQWQNVNNALHVRFVLERLPAVPPTLRIGITTAAFHGRPVPAIGGWQAAVPTASQQPTSRTLTVGTYRGNNTVYRFVIPLSALKVGSNDLTLSVASGQHGQGFLSPGVSYDAIDLIQDVPAGVAAAR; this is encoded by the coding sequence ATGCTGTCGCCCCCTGGTTTCGGCATCGGCGCAATGGACAGTCGGGTTGGCTTCGAGCGTGCGGATCGACATGCCGACGCGTGTTCCGGCGTCACCAGGGCGTTGCAGCGCGCGCAGGCGATGAAAACGGTGAGCGCAGCTGGGCGCCCAGGATCGCGCCGGTGTTCCTCCTTCATCACGATGTGCATCCTGCTGTTTGCCGCGGTTGGTGCCACGGCCCAGCGCGGCGCTGCGGCGCCGATATCGGACGCCCCGGCGTCCGCGCGCGCGGCAGGGTTCGGGCTCAGCGAACGCCCGGATGCCTATGTCGTCGACACCGGTGCGGGGTTGACCTTCGCCGTGCGGCGCATCGCCGGCCGTAGTGGATTGCAGAGCGCGGGCGGCCTGTGTTCGCTGCGCTGGCAGGGCGTGGAGTACCAGGATCCGGCCAAGGACAGCCACGTCAACTCGGGTTTCGCCGGCCTCTACGCGGATGCCGGGCCGGTCGCCGTCGAGGCGCGACAGCTCGATGCCGACACGATCCGGGTGACGGTGCGCTCGGGCGATCTGGTCCATTACTACCTGGCCCGGCGCGGCGAGCCGCGCATCTACATGGCCGACCGCTTCGGCAGCGAACCGAAGCCCGGGTTGCTGCGCTTCGTCGTGCGCGTGCCCTGGGCGCTGCTCCCGCATGGCCCCGAACCCGCGAACCTGCACGGGACTGACCGGACGATCGAGGCGCACGATGTGTTCGCCCGCCCGGACGGGCAGACCCGCTCGAAGCACTACTCCAACATGCGGCTACTCGACTGGCGCTACTTCGGCGCGACCGGTGCGCATGTCGGGATGTGGATGGTGCGCGACGACAACGAGGGCGGCTCCGGCGGCCCGTTCTACCGCAGTCTGCTGGACCAGGGCACCGTCGACCAGGAACTGACCTATATCGTCAATTACGGCGAAGGCCAGACCGAGCCGTTCCGCACCGGCGTCCTCGATGCCTATACGCTGGTCTTCACCGATGGTGCGCTGCCGGGGCCGGTCGATACCGGCTGGTTCGCCGGTGCGGACCTGGACGGCTACGTGCCGCCGGCGGCGCGCGGCGCGGTGGCCGGTACGGCACGCGGCCGCGATCGCGCCTTTGCCTACACGGTGGGTTTCGCCTCGGCGCAGGCGCAGTACTGGACCGGCGTCGGCGCGGACGGGCGTTTCGAACGCAGCGGCATGCTGCCGGGCGTCTACCGGGTGACGCTCTACAAGAACGAACTGGCCGTCGCGCAGGGCGAGGCCACGGTGGCGGCAGGCCATGCCGTGGCCACCGGGACGCTGCGCGCCGACGATCCGGACGCCGTGCCCGCGTTGTGGCGGATCGGGCGCTGGGACGGCTCGCCGCGCGAGTTCTTGAATGGCGACAAGGTGACGACCATGCACCCGTCGGACGTGCGCATGGCGAACTGGCGGACCGCGCCGTTCACGGTCGGCGCGTCGTCAGCGGCGCAGGACTTTCCTGCGTATCAATGGCAGAACGTGAACAACGCACTGCACGTGCGCTTCGTGCTCGAGCGCCTGCCGGCGGTGCCGCCGACGTTGCGCATCGGCATCACCACCGCCGCTTTTCATGGGCGCCCGGTGCCCGCGATCGGCGGGTGGCAGGCGGCGGTTCCCACGGCGTCGCAGCAACCGACCTCGCGCACGCTGACGGTGGGCACCTATCGCGGCAACAACACCGTCTATCGCTTCGTCATCCCGTTGTCCGCGTTGAAGGTCGGGAGCAACGACCTGACGTTGAGCGTCGCCAGCGGTCAGCACGGGCAGGGTTTCCTCAGTCCGGGCGTTTCGTACGATGCGATCGATCTGATCCAGGACGTGCCGGCGGGCGTCGCTGCGGCGCGCTGA
- a CDS encoding PP2C family serine/threonine-protein phosphatase, with translation MIEFGHLTHVGLRRDLNEDTYYGDHELGLWLVADGMGGHACGEVASALAREAIVREVRGGTALAQAIRIADAEIIRASQRRNDTLPMGTTVVAARVQGNRFEVAWVGDSRAYLWRDGKLAQLSQDHSYVQELIAQGALTAEQARAHPHRNVVTQALGVTDPQHLNVATMTGELRPGMRLLLCSDGLTEEVDDAGLANALGHDDCSAQECVDMLVAAALDEGGSDNITAILVRCH, from the coding sequence ATGATCGAATTCGGACACCTCACCCACGTCGGCCTGCGCCGCGACCTCAACGAGGACACCTACTACGGCGACCACGAACTGGGGCTGTGGCTGGTGGCCGACGGCATGGGCGGCCATGCCTGCGGCGAGGTCGCCAGCGCCCTGGCGCGCGAGGCCATCGTCCGTGAAGTGCGCGGCGGCACCGCGCTGGCGCAAGCCATCCGCATCGCCGACGCGGAGATCATCCGCGCCTCGCAGCGCCGCAACGACACCCTGCCGATGGGCACCACCGTGGTGGCCGCGCGGGTGCAGGGCAACCGCTTCGAGGTCGCCTGGGTGGGCGACAGCCGCGCCTATCTGTGGCGCGACGGCAAGCTGGCCCAGCTCAGCCAGGACCACAGCTACGTGCAGGAACTGATCGCGCAGGGCGCGCTCACCGCCGAGCAGGCCCGCGCCCATCCGCACCGCAACGTCGTCACCCAAGCGCTGGGCGTGACCGATCCGCAGCACCTCAACGTGGCCACGATGACCGGCGAACTGCGCCCAGGCATGCGCCTGCTGCTGTGCAGCGACGGGCTCACCGAGGAAGTGGACGATGCCGGCCTGGCCAACGCGCTGGGCCACGACGACTGCAGCGCGCAGGAGTGCGTGGACATGCTGGTCGCCGCCGCACTCGACGAAGGCGGCTCGGACAACATCACCGCGATCCTGGTGCGCTGTCACTGA
- the dnaQ gene encoding DNA polymerase III subunit epsilon, with protein MRQIILDTETTGLEWKKGNRVVEIGAVELLERRPSGRNFHRYLRPDCDFEPGAQEVTGLTLDFLADKPEFHEVVDEFLEFIDGAELIIHNASFDLGFLDYELSRLGESYGRILDRATVIDTLLLARERFPGQRNSLDALCKRLGVDNSHRQLHGALLDAQILSDVYIALTSGQEEIGFALAEDGAAHAAAQGPAFDMTMLLPRPRVVPTASELEAHQARLEKLRKKAGRALWDDAEPVVADALAG; from the coding sequence ATGCGTCAGATCATCCTCGATACCGAAACCACCGGCCTGGAATGGAAGAAGGGCAACCGCGTCGTCGAAATCGGCGCGGTGGAACTGCTCGAACGCCGCCCCAGCGGGCGCAACTTCCATCGCTACCTGCGTCCGGACTGCGATTTCGAACCCGGCGCGCAGGAAGTCACCGGCCTGACCCTGGATTTTCTTGCCGACAAGCCGGAATTCCACGAAGTGGTCGACGAATTCCTGGAGTTCATCGACGGCGCCGAGCTGATCATCCACAACGCCTCGTTCGACCTGGGCTTTCTGGATTACGAACTGTCGCGGCTGGGCGAGTCCTACGGCCGCATCCTCGACCGCGCCACGGTGATCGACACCTTGCTGCTGGCGCGGGAGCGCTTCCCCGGCCAGCGCAATTCGCTGGACGCGCTGTGCAAGCGGCTGGGCGTGGACAACTCGCACCGGCAACTGCACGGCGCGCTGCTCGATGCGCAGATCCTCAGTGACGTGTACATCGCGCTGACCTCCGGCCAGGAGGAGATCGGCTTCGCCCTGGCCGAGGACGGTGCCGCGCATGCGGCGGCGCAGGGTCCGGCATTCGACATGACCATGCTGTTGCCGCGGCCGCGGGTGGTGCCGACGGCCTCGGAACTGGAAGCGCACCAGGCGCGACTGGAGAAGCTGCGCAAGAAGGCCGGCCGCGCGCTGTGGGACGACGCCGAGCCGGTCGTGGCGGACGCGCTGGCCGGCTGA
- the rnhA gene encoding ribonuclease HI produces MKTVDIHTDGACLGNPGPGGWAALLRYKGLEREVAGAEAHTTNNRMELMAAIMALETLNEPCQIVLHTDSQYVRQGITEWMPGWVRRQWKTAGGDPVKNRDLWERLHAAAQRHTIDWRWVKGHNGDPDNERVDQLARNQALHVRAGGAVVAP; encoded by the coding sequence ATGAAGACTGTCGACATCCATACCGATGGCGCCTGCCTCGGCAATCCCGGCCCCGGCGGCTGGGCCGCGCTGCTGCGCTACAAGGGGCTGGAGCGCGAGGTGGCCGGCGCCGAGGCGCACACCACCAACAACCGCATGGAACTGATGGCCGCGATCATGGCCCTGGAGACGCTCAACGAGCCCTGCCAGATCGTGCTGCACACCGACTCGCAGTACGTGCGCCAGGGCATCACCGAATGGATGCCGGGCTGGGTGCGGCGGCAGTGGAAGACCGCTGGCGGCGATCCGGTCAAGAACCGTGATCTGTGGGAGCGGCTGCACGCCGCGGCGCAGCGGCATACGATCGACTGGCGCTGGGTCAAGGGCCACAACGGCGATCCGGACAACGAGCGGGTCGACCAGCTGGCGCGCAACCAGGCCCTGCACGTGCGCGCCGGTGGCGCCGTGGTCGCGCCTTGA
- the gloB gene encoding hydroxyacylglutathione hydrolase, producing MRLIALPAFQDNYIWAIATDDGRALLVDPGQAEPVLEAAAQGLQPTAILLTHHHDDHIGGVAALRERWPDIPVYAPDDPRIAGFACERVGDGDVVKVLDWQFDTLSVPGHTRSHLAYVGHGHLFSGDTLFSLGCGRMFEGTPSQMLGSLQRLSALPGQTLVCCGHEYTLANAAFAVTVDPTNAALRQRHQEAQAMRHAARPTVPVTLASELATNPFLRTASAAIQQAIGARLGRGVSDEVEVFAELRRWKDDFRA from the coding sequence ATGCGACTGATCGCCCTGCCCGCATTCCAGGATAACTACATCTGGGCGATCGCCACGGACGACGGGCGTGCGTTGCTGGTCGATCCAGGCCAGGCCGAACCGGTCCTGGAGGCCGCGGCACAAGGCCTGCAGCCGACCGCCATCCTGCTCACTCACCACCACGACGACCATATCGGCGGCGTGGCGGCGCTGCGCGAACGCTGGCCGGACATCCCGGTGTACGCGCCGGACGACCCGCGGATCGCCGGATTTGCGTGCGAGCGGGTGGGCGACGGCGATGTCGTGAAGGTGCTGGACTGGCAGTTCGATACCCTGTCCGTCCCCGGCCACACCCGCTCGCACCTGGCCTATGTCGGCCACGGTCACCTGTTCAGCGGCGATACGCTGTTCAGCCTGGGCTGTGGGCGCATGTTCGAAGGTACGCCCTCCCAGATGTTGGGTTCGCTGCAGCGCCTGTCCGCCCTCCCGGGGCAGACGCTGGTCTGCTGCGGACACGAATACACCTTGGCCAATGCGGCATTCGCCGTCACGGTCGATCCCACCAACGCTGCCCTGCGGCAGCGCCATCAGGAAGCCCAGGCCATGCGTCACGCTGCCCGTCCCACCGTCCCCGTCACTCTCGCCAGCGAACTGGCGACCAATCCGTTCCTGCGTACCGCCTCGGCGGCGATCCAGCAGGCGATCGGCGCCCGGCTCGGCCGGGGGGTGTCCGACGAAGTGGAAGTCTTCGCCGAATTGAGGCGCTGGAAAGACGATTTCCGCGCATGA
- a CDS encoding lytic transglycosylase domain-containing protein, whose amino-acid sequence MRALALTAALTLAMASAAPPAAAATPLAAALEQTVAGLNGLPTDAAALPPPTTRNGHDILARFRDGLADARCDAGATDARWQQQFSRAPSRLADEDEDVLPLFGYVVDELRAANLPTEFALIPFVESGYRPAARNSGGPAGLWQFIPGTARNHDVPLENGYDGRLSAVDSTRAAVRYLKTLHGMFGGDWRLAIMAYNAGEYRVLQSMRRAGMNAQNAQPDKLPGLSSVTYAYVEKLHALACVLEQAQTRDEWMASLDRDVPILQAQTLPAGMALDEWARRQALQGNQLARLNPALGNGRGARRALPVLAPRSVGGPVLAQQDTAPPTQDDAPVVATVASADDSPAPSRATRAGTRSRHTHTVRDGDTAWNIAKRYGITVQALLMKNGLSARSVLRPGMVLSYED is encoded by the coding sequence ATGAGGGCGTTGGCGTTGACGGCGGCGCTGACGCTGGCGATGGCGTCGGCGGCGCCCCCCGCGGCGGCCGCGACCCCGCTTGCGGCGGCACTCGAGCAGACCGTAGCCGGCCTGAACGGCCTGCCGACGGATGCGGCGGCACTGCCGCCGCCCACCACCCGTAACGGGCACGACATCCTGGCCCGCTTCCGCGACGGCCTGGCCGACGCGCGCTGCGACGCCGGTGCCACCGATGCGCGCTGGCAGCAGCAGTTCTCGCGCGCTCCCTCGCGCCTGGCCGACGAGGACGAGGACGTGCTGCCGCTGTTCGGCTACGTGGTCGACGAGCTGCGCGCGGCCAACCTGCCGACCGAGTTCGCGCTGATCCCGTTCGTGGAAAGCGGCTACCGCCCGGCCGCGCGCAACAGCGGCGGCCCCGCCGGCCTGTGGCAGTTCATCCCCGGCACCGCGCGCAACCACGACGTTCCGCTGGAAAACGGCTACGACGGCCGCCTGTCCGCGGTCGACTCCACCCGCGCCGCGGTGCGCTACCTGAAGACCCTGCACGGCATGTTCGGCGGCGACTGGCGCCTGGCGATCATGGCCTACAACGCCGGCGAATACCGCGTGCTGCAGTCGATGCGCCGCGCCGGCATGAACGCGCAGAACGCGCAGCCGGACAAGCTGCCCGGGCTGTCCTCGGTCACCTATGCCTACGTCGAGAAGCTACACGCGCTGGCCTGCGTGCTGGAACAGGCGCAGACCCGCGACGAATGGATGGCCTCGCTGGACCGCGACGTGCCGATCCTGCAGGCGCAGACCCTGCCCGCCGGCATGGCGCTGGACGAGTGGGCACGGCGCCAGGCGCTGCAGGGCAACCAGCTCGCCCGGCTGAATCCGGCCTTGGGCAACGGCCGCGGCGCCAGGCGCGCACTGCCGGTGCTAGCGCCACGCAGCGTGGGCGGCCCCGTGCTGGCCCAGCAGGACACCGCACCGCCCACGCAGGACGACGCTCCGGTTGTCGCCACCGTGGCCAGCGCCGACGACAGCCCCGCGCCGAGCCGCGCCACCCGCGCTGGCACACGCTCCCGCCATACCCACACCGTGCGCGACGGCGACACCGCCTGGAATATCGCCAAGCGCTATGGCATCACCGTGCAGGCGCTGCTGATGAAGAACGGCCTGTCCGCGCGCAGCGTGCTGCGTCCTGGCATGGTGCTGAGCTACGAGGACTGA
- a CDS encoding peptidylprolyl isomerase, producing MLQKLREKTSGWIATAIIGLLMIPFLFVIDNSYLGGVGANNVAKVQAPPSWWSSAPSWWPVSLLWQHHEVSTEQFRTRFEQARIQAREQQGENFDPRAFESIDNKRKLLDQLIDEQVAKLSAERAGVVIGDAAVRDYISSMPAFQNDGKFDPERYRLALASGTPPRTPTMFQQLVRDALQQSVIPSGIAESAFATKQETDRLLKMLGETRDVEMALLPEMPADTAPVSDAQVQQWYDSHKSDFKQPETVTIEYVDLNAASLPPVKPADEATLRKRYDDEKARFVEPDQRLASHILISAGKDAASQKAAEAKAAKLAAEAKQPGADFAALARANSDDPGSKNAGGDLGWVEKGVMVKPFEDALFAMKPGEIVGPVKSEFGYHVIQLRQVKGGQGKSFEQVRDQLASEQLKADSEKAFSDLSGKLVDLVYKNPTALASAAKEVGLPVQTLGPFSRANASGIAAQPAVLRAAFSDTLVQDGTVSDPINLGPNHSVLIRVTQHQPEQIQPLAKVHEQVVAAVHADRTAKAAAAKADALLARLRKGETLQALAGPEKLQINPMPGLPRNVPMPSAQASQAIFSAPQPAEGKPSVGKVELPAAPGTVGKRYALFAVTKVTPGDLSKVPAEQQTMFQQQLARIEGEADAKAYVDAMRKHFKISVQESQL from the coding sequence ATGCTGCAGAAACTTCGCGAAAAGACCTCGGGCTGGATCGCCACCGCGATCATCGGTCTGTTGATGATTCCGTTCCTGTTCGTCATCGACAACAGCTACCTCGGTGGCGTCGGTGCCAACAATGTCGCCAAGGTGCAGGCGCCGCCGTCGTGGTGGTCGTCGGCGCCGTCGTGGTGGCCGGTGTCGCTGCTGTGGCAGCACCACGAAGTGAGCACGGAGCAGTTCCGTACCCGCTTCGAGCAGGCGCGCATCCAGGCGCGCGAGCAGCAGGGCGAGAACTTCGATCCGCGTGCGTTCGAAAGCATCGACAACAAGCGCAAGCTGCTCGATCAGCTGATCGACGAGCAGGTGGCGAAGTTGTCGGCCGAGCGCGCCGGCGTGGTCATCGGCGATGCCGCGGTGCGCGATTACATCAGCTCCATGCCTGCGTTCCAGAACGACGGCAAGTTCGATCCGGAGCGCTACCGCCTAGCGCTGGCCTCGGGCACGCCGCCGCGCACGCCGACCATGTTCCAGCAGTTGGTGCGCGATGCGCTGCAGCAGTCGGTGATTCCGTCGGGCATCGCCGAATCGGCGTTCGCCACCAAGCAGGAAACCGATCGCCTGCTGAAGATGCTGGGCGAAACCCGCGACGTGGAAATGGCGCTGTTGCCGGAGATGCCGGCCGACACCGCGCCGGTCAGCGACGCGCAGGTGCAGCAGTGGTACGACTCGCACAAGTCCGACTTCAAGCAGCCGGAAACCGTGACGATCGAGTACGTCGACCTCAACGCGGCCAGCCTGCCGCCGGTCAAGCCGGCCGACGAGGCGACGCTGCGCAAGCGCTACGACGACGAGAAGGCGCGCTTCGTCGAGCCCGACCAGCGGCTGGCCTCGCACATCCTGATCAGCGCCGGCAAGGACGCGGCCTCGCAGAAGGCGGCCGAGGCCAAGGCCGCCAAGCTGGCGGCCGAAGCCAAGCAGCCCGGCGCCGATTTCGCCGCGCTGGCCCGCGCCAACTCCGACGATCCCGGTTCCAAGAACGCCGGCGGCGACCTGGGCTGGGTGGAGAAGGGCGTGATGGTCAAGCCGTTCGAGGATGCGCTGTTCGCGATGAAGCCCGGCGAGATCGTCGGTCCGGTGAAGAGCGAATTCGGCTATCACGTGATCCAGCTGCGCCAGGTCAAGGGCGGCCAGGGCAAGTCGTTCGAGCAGGTGCGCGACCAGCTCGCCAGCGAGCAACTGAAGGCCGACAGCGAGAAGGCCTTCAGCGACCTGAGCGGCAAGCTGGTGGACCTGGTCTACAAGAACCCGACCGCGCTGGCCTCGGCGGCGAAGGAAGTGGGCCTGCCGGTGCAGACGCTGGGGCCGTTCTCGCGCGCCAACGCCAGCGGCATCGCTGCGCAGCCGGCGGTGCTGCGCGCCGCGTTCTCCGACACCCTGGTGCAGGACGGCACGGTCAGCGACCCGATCAACCTGGGGCCGAACCACAGCGTGCTGATCCGCGTGACCCAGCACCAGCCGGAGCAGATCCAGCCGCTGGCCAAGGTGCACGAGCAGGTCGTCGCCGCGGTGCATGCCGATCGCACCGCCAAGGCGGCCGCCGCCAAGGCTGACGCGCTGCTGGCGCGCCTGCGCAAGGGCGAAACGCTGCAGGCCCTGGCCGGTCCGGAGAAGCTGCAGATCAACCCGATGCCGGGGCTGCCGCGCAACGTGCCGATGCCGAGCGCACAGGCCAGCCAGGCGATCTTCAGCGCGCCGCAGCCGGCCGAGGGCAAGCCCTCGGTGGGCAAGGTCGAGCTGCCTGCCGCGCCGGGCACGGTGGGCAAGCGCTATGCGCTGTTTGCCGTCACCAAGGTCACGCCGGGCGACCTGAGCAAGGTGCCGGCCGAGCAGCAGACGATGTTCCAGCAGCAGCTGGCGCGCATCGAAGGCGAGGCCGATGCCAAGGCCTACGTCGATGCGATGCGCAAGCACTTCAAGATCAGCGTGCAGGAGTCGCAGCTGTAA
- a CDS encoding HU family DNA-binding protein translates to MNKAELNDAIAAAADISKAEAGRAIDAFVSEVTKALKKGDSVTLVGFGTFQVRDRAERTGRNPKTGDSIKIAASKNPTFKAGKALKDAVN, encoded by the coding sequence ATGAATAAAGCCGAACTGAACGACGCGATCGCCGCTGCCGCCGACATCTCCAAGGCCGAAGCCGGTCGTGCCATCGACGCCTTCGTGTCGGAAGTGACCAAGGCCCTGAAGAAGGGCGACAGCGTCACGCTCGTGGGCTTCGGCACCTTCCAGGTGCGCGACCGTGCCGAGCGCACCGGCCGCAACCCGAAGACCGGCGACTCCATCAAGATCGCGGCGTCGAAGAATCCGACGTTCAAGGCTGGTAAAGCGCTGAAGGATGCCGTAAACTAA
- the lon gene encoding endopeptidase La: protein MAQSQSEVLDLPVLPLRDVVVFPHMVIPLFVGRDKSMRALEHAMEADKRILLVAQKSAETDDPAAADLYNVGTLAQVLQLLKLPDGTIKVLVEGLSRVSVDKVAERDGALQGEGREIDAAESREEREVEAIARSLMSLFEQYVKTNRKLPPELLQTLSGIDEPGRLADTIAAHIGVRLADKQRLLETLEVGERLEMLVGLVDGEIDVQQLEKRIRGRVKSQMEKSQREYYLNEQMKAIQKELGDLDDAPGELEELARKIAEAGMPKPVETKAKAELNKLKQMSPMSAEAAVVRNYLDWLLGVPWKKRSKVRKDLKVAQETLDADHYGLEKVKDRILEYLAVQSRVKQMKGPILCLVGPPGVGKTSLGQSIAKATNRKFVRMSLGGVRDEAEIRGHRRTYVGSMPGRIVQNLNKVGSKNPLFVLDEIDKMSMDFRGDPSSALLEVLDPEQNNAFNDHYLEVDLDLSEVMFVATSNSLNIPGPLLDRMEVIRIPGYTEDEKLNIATRYLVPKQLKANGLKQDELEIGADAIRDIVRYYTRESGVRNLEREVAKICRKVVKEIALAGPQPAAPAKKAAAKKGAVRKDKARVSVGSKNLDKYLGVRRYDFGRAEEQNEIGLVTGLAWTEVGGDLLQIESTLVPGKGAVILTGQLGDVMKESASAALSVVRSRAERLGIEADFLQKHDVHLHVPDGATPKDGPSAGIAMVTSLVSMLTKVPVKSEVAMTGEITLRGRVSAIGGLKEKLLAALRGGIRTVLIPEENRKDLADIPENVTRDLKIVPVKWIDEVLDLALERPLAPKPAADAEQAPSRRKQKASSNPRVKH, encoded by the coding sequence ATGGCCCAGTCCCAATCCGAAGTCCTCGACCTGCCGGTCCTGCCATTGCGCGACGTCGTGGTCTTCCCGCACATGGTCATCCCGCTGTTCGTCGGTCGCGACAAATCTATGCGCGCGCTCGAGCACGCGATGGAGGCCGACAAGCGCATCCTGCTGGTCGCGCAGAAGTCCGCCGAGACCGACGATCCGGCGGCGGCCGACCTGTACAACGTCGGCACGCTGGCGCAGGTGCTGCAACTGCTGAAGCTGCCCGACGGCACCATCAAGGTGCTGGTCGAAGGCCTGTCGCGGGTCAGCGTCGACAAGGTCGCCGAGCGCGACGGCGCGCTGCAGGGCGAAGGCCGCGAGATCGATGCCGCCGAATCGCGCGAGGAGCGCGAGGTCGAGGCGATCGCGCGTTCGCTGATGTCGCTGTTCGAGCAGTACGTCAAGACCAACCGCAAGCTGCCGCCGGAGCTGCTGCAGACCCTGTCCGGCATCGACGAGCCCGGCCGCCTGGCCGACACCATCGCCGCGCACATCGGCGTGCGTCTGGCCGACAAGCAGCGCCTGCTGGAAACCCTGGAAGTGGGCGAGCGCCTGGAGATGCTGGTCGGCCTGGTCGACGGCGAGATCGACGTGCAGCAGCTGGAAAAGCGCATCCGCGGCCGGGTCAAGTCGCAGATGGAGAAGAGCCAGCGCGAGTACTACCTCAACGAGCAGATGAAGGCGATCCAGAAGGAACTGGGCGACCTCGACGATGCGCCGGGCGAGCTGGAGGAACTGGCGCGCAAGATCGCCGAGGCCGGCATGCCCAAGCCGGTGGAGACCAAGGCCAAGGCCGAACTCAACAAGCTCAAGCAGATGTCGCCGATGTCGGCCGAAGCCGCGGTGGTGCGCAACTACCTCGACTGGCTGCTGGGCGTGCCGTGGAAGAAGCGCAGCAAGGTGCGCAAGGACCTGAAGGTCGCGCAGGAAACCCTCGACGCCGATCACTACGGCCTGGAGAAGGTCAAGGACCGCATCCTCGAGTACCTCGCGGTGCAGTCGCGGGTGAAGCAGATGAAGGGGCCGATCCTGTGCCTGGTCGGACCGCCGGGCGTGGGCAAGACCTCGCTGGGCCAGTCCATCGCCAAGGCAACCAACCGCAAGTTCGTGCGCATGTCGCTGGGCGGCGTGCGCGACGAGGCGGAGATCCGCGGCCATCGCCGGACCTACGTCGGTTCGATGCCGGGTCGCATCGTGCAGAACCTCAACAAGGTCGGCAGCAAGAACCCGCTGTTCGTGCTCGACGAGATCGACAAGATGTCGATGGACTTCCGTGGCGATCCGTCCTCGGCGCTGCTGGAAGTGCTCGACCCCGAGCAGAACAACGCCTTCAACGACCACTACCTGGAAGTGGACCTGGACCTGTCCGAAGTGATGTTCGTGGCGACCTCCAATTCGCTGAACATCCCCGGCCCGTTGCTGGACCGTATGGAGGTGATCCGCATCCCCGGCTACACCGAGGACGAGAAGCTCAACATCGCCACGCGCTACCTGGTGCCCAAGCAGCTCAAGGCCAATGGCCTGAAGCAGGACGAGTTGGAGATCGGCGCCGACGCGATCCGCGACATCGTGCGCTACTACACGCGCGAATCCGGTGTGCGTAACCTCGAGCGCGAAGTCGCCAAGATCTGCCGCAAGGTGGTCAAGGAGATCGCCCTGGCCGGTCCGCAGCCGGCCGCCCCGGCGAAGAAGGCCGCAGCGAAGAAGGGTGCCGTGCGCAAGGACAAGGCGCGCGTGAGCGTCGGCTCGAAGAACCTGGACAAGTACCTGGGCGTGCGCCGTTACGACTTCGGCCGTGCCGAGGAGCAGAACGAGATCGGCCTGGTGACCGGCCTGGCCTGGACCGAGGTCGGCGGCGATCTGCTGCAGATCGAATCGACCCTGGTCCCGGGCAAGGGCGCGGTGATCCTGACCGGCCAGCTCGGCGACGTGATGAAGGAATCGGCGTCGGCCGCGTTGTCGGTGGTGCGCTCGCGCGCCGAGCGGCTCGGCATCGAGGCGGACTTCCTGCAGAAGCACGACGTCCACCTGCACGTGCCGGACGGCGCCACGCCGAAGGACGGCCCCAGCGCCGGCATCGCGATGGTGACCTCGCTGGTGTCGATGCTGACCAAGGTGCCGGTCAAGTCGGAGGTGGCGATGACCGGCGAGATCACCCTGCGCGGCCGCGTCTCGGCGATCGGCGGACTCAAGGAGAAGCTGCTGGCCGCACTGCGCGGCGGCATCCGCACCGTGCTGATCCCCGAGGAGAACCGCAAGGACCTGGCCGACATCCCGGAGAACGTCACCCGCGATCTGAAGATCGTGCCGGTGAAGTGGATCGACGAAGTGCTGGATCTGGCACTGGAGCGTCCGCTAGCGCCCAAGCCCGCCGCCGATGCCGAACAGGCACCGTCGCGGCGCAAGCAGAAAGCATCCTCGAACCCGCGCGTCAAGCACTGA